The Acomys russatus chromosome 1, mAcoRus1.1, whole genome shotgun sequence genome has a window encoding:
- the Ferd3l gene encoding fer3-like protein, whose protein sequence is MATYPESCLDVTMLNFVADLSLASPRHPLLCDFPPGVPFGDRTLGFREGRPRRRFEERDQEAEEGEADYEDQEEEEEEEEEGEGRGKVASLLGRPKRKRVITYAQRQAANIRERKRMFNLNEAFDQLRRKVPTFAYEKRLSRIETLRLAIVYISFMTELLQGSEKKEAC, encoded by the coding sequence ATGGCCACCTATCCAGAGAGTTGCTTGGATGTTACCATGCTGAACTTCGTCGCAgatctctctctggcctctccaaGACACCCTCTTCTCTGCGACTTCCCACCTGGGGTCCCTTTTGGGGATCGAACACTGGGGTTCCGAGAGGGAAGACCCAGAAGGCGGTTTGAGGAAagagaccaggaagcagaggagggagaagcagactatgaggaccaggaggaggaggaagaagaagaggaggagggagaggggcgCGGCAAAGTAGCATCCTTGCTGGGCCGCCCCAAAAGGAAAAGGGTCATCACCTACGCCCAGCGCCAGGCCGCCAACATTCGCGAGAGGAAGAGGATGTTCAACTTAAACGAGGCCTTCGACCAGCTGCGCAGGAAGGTGCCCACCTTCGCTTATGAGAAGAGGCTGTCCAGGATCGAGACCCTTCGCTTGGCCATAGTCTACATTTCCTTCATGACCGAGCTCCTGCAGGGCAGTGAGAAAAAGGAGGCCTGCTGA